From one Perca flavescens isolate YP-PL-M2 chromosome 4, PFLA_1.0, whole genome shotgun sequence genomic stretch:
- the LOC114553500 gene encoding odorant receptor 131-2-like: protein MNLSNTGSNFTTAVYRDTLNTAIMKNVITVVLCISINYVNSTLVYTFTKHQVFNVNPRYILYIHLVINDIILLSLFTLLHVLSYVVYTLNVSLCIVLVMISTIASLNNPLTLAFMAVECYFAICFPLRHTQICTVRKTYVVIGLIWAISILSITPDLFVALATESLEFFHSRVFCLRDNVFRDPNLTVKRDVSNSVCMVIVWLTLFYTYFWILFAAKAAATDAKKARNTVLLHGFQLLLCMLTYVYHLIIQGLTYLFPNEALAIRFTASIFIQVLPRLMSPVVYGLRDKTFRNYLKRYLFCTTSATTHPLTSQKQGIKSRF, encoded by the exons ATGAACCTCTCAAATACTGGCAGCAATTTCACAACAGCTGTGTATCGGGACACTTTAAACACAGCTATAATGAAGAATGTGATTACTGTGGTTCTCTGCATCTCCATCAACTATGTCAACAGTACCCTGGTGTACACATTCACAAAACATCAG GTTTTCAATGTGAACCCTCGCTACATCCTGTACATCCACCTGGTGATCAACGATATCATCCTGCTCAGTCTGTTTACCCTCCTTCATGTCCTGAGTTACGTTGTGTACACTCTTAACGTCTCTCTATGTATCGTTCTGGTAATGATTTCTACAATTGCAAGTCTAAACAATCCCCTAACACTAGCATTTATGGCAGTAGAGTGTTACTTCGCCATATGCTTCCCTCTCCGCCACACCCAGATCTGTACAGTCAGGAAAACGTATGTTGTGATCGGCCTGATTTGGGCAATAAGTATACTCTCGATCACACCAGATTTATTTGTAGCCTTGGCAACAGAATCCCTGGAATTCTTTCATTCCAGAGTTTTTTGTCTCAGAGACAATGTTTTTAGGGACCCTAATCTGACAGTGAAGAGAGATGTTTCCAACTCAGTGTGTATGGTCATTGTTTGGCTCACTCTATTCTATACATACTTCTGGATCCTGTTCGCTGCAAAGGCAGCTGCCACAGATGCCAAGAAAGCGAGGAACACTGTCCTCCTCCACGGCTTCCAGCTGCTGCTGTGTATGCTCACCTACGTTTATCATCTCATAATACAGGGTCTGACATACTTGTTCCCAAACGAGGCTCTGGCCATTCGCTTCACTGCCTCAATATTTATTCAGGTACTGCCTCGACTCATGAGTCCGGTTGTTTATGGGCTACGAGACAAGACATTCAGGAATTACCTGAAAAGATATCTCTTCTGTACAACTAGTGCTACCACTCATCCACTAACATCTCAAAAACAGGGTATAAAGTCCCGTTTTTGA
- the LOC114553496 gene encoding odorant receptor 131-2-like, translating into MNLSNIGINFTTAVYRDTLNTAIIKNMITVVLCISINYVNSTLVYTFTKHQVFNVNPRYILYIHLVINDIILLSLFTLLQVLSYVVYTLNVSLCIVLVMISIFANLNNPLTLAFMAVECYVAICFPLRHTQICTVRKTYVVIGLIWAISILSILPDLFVALATESLEFFRSRVFCLRVNVFRNSNLTVKRDVSNSVFLVIVWLTLFYTYFRILFAAKTAAPDAKKARNTVLLHGFQLLLCMLTYIYDLITQGLTYLFPNEVLAILYTVSIFIQVLPRLISPVVYGLRDKTFRKYLKRYLLCTTKMP; encoded by the exons ATGAACCTCTCAAATATTGGCATCAATTTCACAACAGCTGTGTATCGGGACACTTTAAACACAGCTATAATCAAGAATATGATTACTGTGGTTCTCTGCATCTCCATCAACTATGTCAACAGTACCCTGGTGTACACATTCACAAAACATCAG GTTTTCAACGTGAACCCTCGCTACATCCTGTACATCCACCTGGTGATCAACGATATCATCCTGCTGAGTCTGTTTACCCTCCTTCAGGTCCTGAGTTACGTTGTGTACACTCTTAACGTCTCTCTATGTATCGTTCTGGTAATGATTTCTATATTTGCAAATCTAAACAATCCCCTAACACTAGCATTTATGGCAGTAGAGTGTTACGTCGCCATATGCTTCCCTCTCCGCCACACCCAGATCTGTACGGTCAGGAAAACGTATGTTGTGATCGGCCTGATTTGGGCGATAAGTATCCTCTCGATCCTACCAGATTTATTTGTGGCTTTGGCAACAGAATCCCTGGAATTCTTTCGTTCCAGAGTTTTTTGTCTCAGAgtcaatgttttcagaaactctAATCTGACAGTGAAGAGAGATGTTTCCAACTCAGTGTTTTTGGTCATTGTTTGGCTCACTCTATTCTATACATACTTCAGGATCCTGTTTGCAGCAAAGACAGCTGCCCCCGATGCCAAGAAGGCGAGGAACACTGTCCTCCTCCACGGCTTCCAGCTGCTGCTGTGTATGCTCACCTACATTTATGATCTCATAACTCAGGGTCTGACATACTTGTTCCCAAACGAGGTGCTGGCCATTCTCTACACTGTTTCGATATTTATTCAGGTACTGCCTCGACTCATCAGTCCAGTTGTTTATGGGCTACGAGACAAGACATTCAGGAAGTACCTGAAAAGATATCTGCTCTGTACAACAAAGATGCCCTAA
- the LOC114553501 gene encoding odorant receptor 131-2-like, with product MNLSNTGSNFTTTVYRDTLNTALIKNVITVVLCISINYVNSTLVYTFTKHQVFKMNPRYILYIHLVINDIILLSLFTLIQVLSYIVFTLNVSLCIVLVMIATFASLNNPLTLAFMAVECYIAICFPLRHTQICTVRKTYVVIGLIWAVCIISILPDLFVALATESMEFFRSRVFCLIDTIFRNSNLTVKRDVSNSVFMVIFWLTLFYTYFRILFAAKAAAKDAKKARNTVLLHGFQLLLCMLTYVHDLIIQGLTYLLPKEVLAIRYTVSIFIHVLPRLISPVVYGIRDKTFRKYLKRYLLCTTSATTHPLTTLKKA from the exons ATGAACCTCTCAAATACTGGCAGCAATTTCACAACAACCGTGTATCGGGACACTTTAAACACAGCTCTAATCAAGAATGTGATTACTGTGGTTCTCTGCATCTCCATCAACTATGTCAACAGTACCCTGGTGTACACATTCACAAAACATCAG GTTTTCAAAATGAACCCTCGCTACATCCTGTACATCCACCTGGTGATCAACGATATCATTCTTCTGAGTCTGTTTACTCTCATTCAGGTGCTGAGTTACATCGTTTTCACTCTTAACGTCTCTCTATGTATCGTTCTGGTAATGATCGCTACATTTGCAAGTCTAAACAATCCCCTAACACTAGCATTCATGGCAGTAGAGTGTTACATCGCCATATGCTTCCCTCTCCGCCACACCCAGATCTGTACAGTCAGGAAAACGTATGTTGTGATCGGCCTGATTTGGGCGGTATGTATAATCTCAATCCTACCAGATTTATTTGTGGCCTTGGCAACAGAATCCATGGAATTCTTTCGTTCCAGAGTTTTTTGTCTCATAGACACCATTTTTAGAAACTCTAATCTGACAGTGAAGAGAGATGTTTCCAACTCAGTGTTTATGGTCATTTTTTGGCTCACTCTATTCTATACATACTTCAGGATCCTGTTCGCAGCAAAGGCAGCTGCCAAAGATGCCAAGAAAGCGAGGAACACTGTCCTCCTCCACGGCTTCCAGCTGCTGCTGTGTATGCTCACCTACGTTCATGATCTCATAATACAGGGTCTGACATACTTATTACCAAAAGAGGTGCTGGCCATTCGTTACACTGTTTCGATATTTATTCACGTACTGCCCCGACTCATCAGTCCGGTTGTTTATGGGATACGAGACAAGACATTCAGGAAGTACCTGAAAAGATATCTGCTCTGTACAACTAGTGCTACCACTCATCCACTAACAACTTTAAAGAAGGCATAA